The nucleotide window GCGAATTCATGCGTATTGCCATGATCGGTACCGGCTATGTCGGCCTGGTATCCGGAGCCTGCTTTTCGGAATTCGGTAACGACGTCGTTTGCGTCGACAAGGACGAGGTGAAGATCTCCCGTCTCGATCGCGGAGAAATCCCGATCTTCGAGCCGGGCCTGGACGACCTTGTCGCCAACAATGTGCGGGCCGGGCGGCTGACCTTCACCACGGACCTGACCTCGGCGGTCAGGGACGCGGACGCGGTGTTCATCGCCGTCGGCACGCCGACGCGGCGCGGCGACGGGCACGCGGATCTCTCCTACGTCTATGGCGCTGCGAAAGAGATCGCCGCGGCGATGGATGGTTATACCGTCGTCGTCACCAAATCGACGGTGCCTGTCGGAACCGGTCGCGAAGTCGAGCGGATCATTCGCGAAGTGCGGCCGGACCTGGAGTTCGACGTTTGTTCGAACCCGGAGTTCCTGCGCGAAGGGGCTGCGATCGCGGACTTCATGCGGCCCGACCGGGTGGTGATCGGCACGGAAAGCGAGCGCGCCCAGGAAGCGATGCGGGAAATCTACCGGCCGCTTTATCTGATCGAGACCCCCATCGTCTTCACTTCATTGCAGACCAGCGAGTTGATCAAATACGCGGCGAACACTTTCCTCGCGACCAAGATTACCTTCATCAATGAAATCGCGGATCTGTGCGAGCAGGTTGGCGCCGATGTGCATGACGTGTCGCGCGGTATCGGCCTCGATGGCCGGATCGGCCGCAAGTTCCTGCACCCCGGTCCTGGTTATGGTGGTTCATGCTTCCCGAAGGATACGCTGGCGCTGGTCAAGACGGCGCAGGATTATAATGCGCCGCTGCGCATCATCGAGACGGTTGTCGATATCAACGACAAGCGCAAAAAGCAGATGGCGGATAAAGTCATTGCGGCCTGTGGCGGTTCGGTCTCCGGGAAGACCATTGCTGTCCTTGGCCTGACCTTCAAACCGAACACGGATGACATGCGGGACAGCCCCAGCCTCGACATTGTGCCGGCCCTGCAGGCCGCCGGTGCCACGGTGAAGGCTTATGATCCCGAAGGCATGAAGGAAGCGCGGGAGATGCTCCCGGGTGTCGAGATGTGTGACAATGCATACGCACCGATCGACGGGGCCGATGTCGTTGTGCTCATCACCGAGTGGAATGAGTTCCGGGCGCTCGATCTGAAGCGCATCAAGGGACTGCTGAAGGAGCCGCTGATGGTCGATCTCCGTAATGTCTATAACCCGGACGAGATGGCCGAAGCCGGCTTCACCTATGTCTGTGTCGGACGCAGTACAGTTGACGCGAAGGTTTCTGTATGAGCGCGCATCAGTTCCTGCCGACGATCCTCCGGGAATATGACGTTCGCGGCGTCATCGGCGAGACCCTGTCCGCCGATGACGCGCGTGCTCTTGGCCGGGCCTTCGGTACCCGGGTGATCCGCAATGGCGGGACAAAGGTTTCTGTCGGACGGGACGGACGGCTGAGTTCCCCGGCCATGGAAGCGGCGGTGGTCGAGGGGCTGATGGCGGCCGGTATCGCCGTTACCCGGCTCGGCAGCGTTGCCACGCCTATGCTCTATTATTCGGTCTATGCCCTCGAGACCGATGGCGGGATCATGATTACCGGTTCGCACAATCCGCCGAACCACAACGGTTTCAAGATGATGCTGGGCAAGGGGCCGTTCTTCGGTGCCGATATTCAGGATCTTGGCCGGATCGCGGCCGAAGGCGATTTCGAAAGTGGCGCGGGCTCGGTCGAGGATGTCGATATTCTCGACGGCTATATAGACCGACTGCTGCGGGACATCAGCCTGGGCCGCCAGCTGAAAATCGTCTGGGATTGCGGAAACGGCGCTGCAGGCCCGTCGGTGAACGAGGTCTGCATGCGCCTGCCCTCGAACCACAAGGTGCTGTTCCCTGAAGTCGACGGAACCTTCCCGAACCATCATCCGGATCCGACCGTTCCCGAGAATCTCGAAGACCTTATGGCCATGGTCCTGGAGCGCGGCGCGGATCTCGGAATTGCCTTCGATGGCGACGGCGACCGTATCGGCGTCATCGATGACAAGGGCCGGGTGCTGTGGGGCGATCAGCTGCTGACGGTGCTGGCCGAGGACGTGCTGAAGGAAAATCCTGGCGCAACTGTCATCGCCGACGTGAAGGCAAGCCAGGTGTTGTTCGACAAGATCGCGGAATTTGGCGGCAAGCCGCTGATGTGGCGGACCGGCCATTCCCTGATCAAGACCAAGATGGCGGAGACGGGCGCACCGCTCGCTGGTGAGATGAGCGGGCATATCTTCTTCAAGGACCGCTATTACGGCTTCGACGACGCACTCTATGCAGCTGTCCGGCTGATAGAGGGACTGAGCCACCGGGACGAGCCTCTGTCGGCCATCCGGGACGCGCTGCCGCAGGTTATGAACACACCCGAAATGCGATTCCAGTGCGACGACACACGCAAGTTCGACGTCGTGACCGAGGTCAAGGACTGGCTCTCCGGCCAGACCGGCATCGAGGTGTCCGATGCGGACGGGGTCCG belongs to Nisaea sp. and includes:
- the pgmG gene encoding phosphoglucomutase/phosphomannomutase PgmG; protein product: MSAHQFLPTILREYDVRGVIGETLSADDARALGRAFGTRVIRNGGTKVSVGRDGRLSSPAMEAAVVEGLMAAGIAVTRLGSVATPMLYYSVYALETDGGIMITGSHNPPNHNGFKMMLGKGPFFGADIQDLGRIAAEGDFESGAGSVEDVDILDGYIDRLLRDISLGRQLKIVWDCGNGAAGPSVNEVCMRLPSNHKVLFPEVDGTFPNHHPDPTVPENLEDLMAMVLERGADLGIAFDGDGDRIGVIDDKGRVLWGDQLLTVLAEDVLKENPGATVIADVKASQVLFDKIAEFGGKPLMWRTGHSLIKTKMAETGAPLAGEMSGHIFFKDRYYGFDDALYAAVRLIEGLSHRDEPLSAIRDALPQVMNTPEMRFQCDDTRKFDVVTEVKDWLSGQTGIEVSDADGVRVNTPDGWWLLRASNTQDVLVARCESQTEEGLERLKGQLRAALTAVGETPPDI
- a CDS encoding UDP-glucose/GDP-mannose dehydrogenase family protein; the protein is MRIAMIGTGYVGLVSGACFSEFGNDVVCVDKDEVKISRLDRGEIPIFEPGLDDLVANNVRAGRLTFTTDLTSAVRDADAVFIAVGTPTRRGDGHADLSYVYGAAKEIAAAMDGYTVVVTKSTVPVGTGREVERIIREVRPDLEFDVCSNPEFLREGAAIADFMRPDRVVIGTESERAQEAMREIYRPLYLIETPIVFTSLQTSELIKYAANTFLATKITFINEIADLCEQVGADVHDVSRGIGLDGRIGRKFLHPGPGYGGSCFPKDTLALVKTAQDYNAPLRIIETVVDINDKRKKQMADKVIAACGGSVSGKTIAVLGLTFKPNTDDMRDSPSLDIVPALQAAGATVKAYDPEGMKEAREMLPGVEMCDNAYAPIDGADVVVLITEWNEFRALDLKRIKGLLKEPLMVDLRNVYNPDEMAEAGFTYVCVGRSTVDAKVSV